A window of the Cannabis sativa cultivar Pink pepper isolate KNU-18-1 chromosome X, ASM2916894v1, whole genome shotgun sequence genome harbors these coding sequences:
- the LOC115704503 gene encoding protein SRG1, with protein MDFRSSNVVVPCVQELAKDPNMVSVPPRYIRNDQTQIDQTNNSSVISSDETPVINFQNLLLISQSHHPQLYQSELNKLHSACKEWGFFQLVNHGISDSLVEKIKEGIEKLCKLPIEEKNKLWRNPGDLEGIGDPVVFSDEQKLDWKDELFLITLPLALRNPHLFPNLPLPFRENLEIYSLQLAKLAKDIISQMEKVIGIESKEISKLFEDGIQSMSINYYPPCPQPEKVTGVAPHSDACGITFLLQLNQVDGFQVKKDGMWIPIKPLPNAFIVTLGDLLEIITNGIYLSNEHKAIVNSTKERMSIATFLNTNEDCEIGPAHSLITQQNPALYKTLSSKDYVKGIFSREVYGRSYVQEMKL; from the exons ATGGACTTTCGAAGCTCTAATGTGGTTGTGCCATGTGTGCAAGAATTGGCAAAAGATCCCAATATGGTGAGTGTTCCACCAAGATACATACGCAATGATCAAACTCAAATTGATCAAACCAATAATTCTTCTGTAATTTCTTCTGATGAAACCCCAGTTATCAACTTCCAAAACTTATTGCTTATCTCTCAATCTCATCACCCACAATTGTATCAATCTGAACTCAATAAGCTCCACTCAGCATGCAAGGAATGGGGCTTCTTCCAg TTGGTAAACCATGGTATAAGTGATTCTTTGGTGGAGAAAATAAAAGAAGGGATAGAAAAATTGTGCAAACTGCCGATCGAGGAGAAGAACAAGCTATGGCGGAATCCAGGAGATTTAGAAGGCATTGGAGATCCTGTTGTTTTTTCTGATGAACAAAAACTTGATTGGAAAGATGAGTTATTTCTCATTACTCTACCACTTGCCTTGAGGAACCCTCACTTATTTCCAAATCTCCCTCTTCCTTTcag GGAAAATTTAGAAATTTATTCATTGCAATTGGCAAAACTAGCCAAAGACATAATTTCCCAAATGGAGAAGGTTATAGGAATAGAAAGCAAAGAAATTTCCAAATTATTTGAAGATGGAATACAATCAATGAGTATCAACTATTATCCTCCATGCCCACAACCAGAGAAAGTTACAGGTGTGGCCCCTCATTCTGATGCATGTGGCATTACCTTTCTCCTTCAATTGAACCAAGTTGATGGCTTTCAAGTCAAGAAAGATGGCATGTGGATCCCTATCAAACCTCTCCCAAATGCTTTCATTGTCACTTTAGGAGATCTGCTAGAG ATTATAACAAATGGAATATATCTTAGCAATGAGCACAAAGCAATAGTGAACTCTACAAAGGAAAGAATGTCTATTGCTACATTTCTTAATACGAATGAAGATTGTGAAATAGGCCCAGCACACAGCTTGATCACTCAACAAAATCCTGCCCTATACAAAACACTGTCGAGTAAAGACTATGTAAAGGGTATATTTTCACGTGAGGTTTATGGAAGATCTTACGTTCAAGAAATGAAATTGTaa
- the LOC115703111 gene encoding uncharacterized protein LOC115703111 gives MPKIGIFFLAPLVFYCTFTSLLSSALLVRAVIGKRFHIEDTSCPLCGLSEESFEHLFLSCDVEFHFWRSSPWSIFPVCDTCICVWDWIKFICDLNNRGVRVDDVFFYASIVVDTIWRVHNEKVHNNCPPDLKKCIDNICISYADLHASLLPSPTPVLKEAWFPSLPDWIKLNCDVKVGFDSMCIAVVVRNHFGRVIRVQTAREDFSDVLCGEAAACCLAVSVALDISSKFVIVENDSMVVINAINGKDSRWALENYISFCTKSSPSFISCNFSYISRTCNFAAHNVARWAFAHQMRKPATIDTFFKRKNSEASTSNVSSISPVDIDHVNFENRSAKSLRLDIKEGFDINSLVRDLGIRPPIWEYPPEKRDEVRRAYIKAGPYQIILSSYQKSEKVHSRSFQSSWFKLFPSWLEYSPKVNAAFCLPCFLFHAKDGTSGLDAFTINGFRSWNKVRGKNCAFVAHIRKDINSPHRNAEKALADLMNQPSHVARRFANFTSQEIAENRLRLKTLIEGIRWLAFQACPFRGHDESKTSINRGNFLELLSFISSYNDKVVEVLDKAPRNATYTSPTTQKQVSHVLGNKVRNAIREEIGDANFSIIVDEARDESKKEQMSIVLRFVDKDGCVQERFFGLIHVKDTAALTLKQGIFSILSNRSLDVHSIRGQGYDGASNMRGQWNGLQALISNECPYAYYVHCFAHRLQLALVAASREVIPLHQFVIKLNSIVYIVSASCKRNDQLRIAQAANVAHLLEMDELESGKWLNQIGSLQRAGDARWSSHLKSISSLIKMFSATCEVLLNIIEDGTTFAQRGDADATYEAATSFEFVFILHLMKKILEISNILCQALQLQSQDILNAMHLVSSTKILIQKLREDGWNELVDEVKSFCEPINILVPNFNAHYTARRGRARGQQGVITVEHYYRVDIFNAVVDFQLQELNNKFNDNTVELLILSSALDPREMRVSLRVDDICKLVQKFYPRDFTEYEMIHLRTQFEHFDHVRNIPDFIVLTTISDLCQWLVKTRKAEVFPLVYRVVTLILTLPVSTNTTERSFSAMNLVKTTLRNKMEDEFLSDCLLVYIEREIAEKFSIDPIIDNFRDMQERRSIF, from the exons ATGcctaaaattggcatttttttcTTGGCTCCGCTTGTCTTTTACTGCACTTTTACATCCCTCCTATCTAGTGCTCTCCTGGTTAGAGCGGTGATCGGAAAAAGATTCCATATAGAGGACACTAGTTGCCCCCTATGTGGCTTGAGTGAGGAATCCTTTGAACACCTGTTCCTTTCCTGTGATGTGGAGTTTCATTTTTGGCGATCTTCTCCCTGGAGTATCTTTCCGGTGTGTGATACATGCATCTGTGTCTGGGATTGGATCAAATTCATTTGCGATCTAAATAATAGAGGGGTCCGAGTTGATGATGTTTTCTTTTATGCCTCGATTGTTGTGGATACTATTTGGAGGGTACACAATGAGAAGGTCCATAATAACTGTCCTCCTGACCTAAAAAAGTGTATTGATAATATTTGTATTTCTTATGCAGATTTGCATGCTTCCTTACTTCCTAGTCCCACTCCAGTTTTAAAGGAAGCTTGGTTCCCTTCTCTTCCGGATTGGATTAAGCTGAATTGTGATGTCAAGGTGGGATTTGATAGTATGTGCATTGCTGTTGTTGTAAGGAATCATTTTGGCAGAGTGATTAGAGTTCAGACGGCTCGGGAAGATTTCTCGGATGTTCTCTGTGGAGAAGCTGCGGCCTGCTGCTTGGCTGTGTCAGTAGCCTTAGATATCAGCTCCAAGTTTGTTATTGTGGAGAATGACTCGATGGTGGTTATCAATGCTATCAATGGGAAGGACTCTCGTTGGGCCCTTGAAAACTATATTTCATTTTGTACTAAGTCTTCTCCCTCctttattagttgtaatttcTCTTATATAAGTAGAACATGTAATTTTGCCGCTCATAATGTGGCTAGATGGGCGTTTGCTCATCAG atGAGAAAACCAGCTACAATCGACacattttttaagagaaaaaatagTGAAGCTTCTACATCTAATGTGTCATCAATTTCACCTGTAGATATTGATcatgtaaattttgaaaatcgCTCTGCAAAATCTTTAAGACTTGACATTAAAGAAGGATTTGATATCAATTCGTTAGTGCGTGATCTTGGAATACGCCCACCAATATGGGAGTATCCTCCTGAGAAGCGTGATGAAGTCCGTAGAGCTTATATTAAAGCTGGTCCATATCAGATTATACTTTCTAGCTATCAAAAATCGGAGAAAGTACATTCACGTAGTTTTCAGTCATCCTGGTTTAAGCTATTTCCATCGTGGTTGGAATACTCTCCTAAAGTAAATGCAGCATTTTGTCTACCATGCTTTCTATTTCATGCTAAAGATGGAACCTCTGGATTAGATGCGTTTACTATTAACGGATTTCGATCATGGAATAAGGTGAGAGGAAAAAATTGTGCATTTGTAGCACATATTAGAAAAGATATAAATTCTCCTCATAGAAATGCTGAGAAAGCACTTGCTGATCTTATGAACCAACCATCACATGTTGCAAGAAGGTTTGCAAACTTCACATCACAAGAAATTGCTGAAAATAGACTTCGCTTGAAAACTTTAATTGAGGGAATTAGGTGGCTTGCATTTCAAGCATGCCCTTTTAGAGGTCATGATGAATCTAAAACATCAATTAATCGCGGAAACTTTCTAGAGTTATTGAGTTTCATAAGTTCTTATAATGATAAGGTAGTAGAAGTTTTGGATAAAGCTCCACGAAATGCCACATATACATCaccaacaacacaaaaacaagtTTCGCATGTCTTGGGGAATAAAGTGAGGAATGCAATTCGTGAAGAAATTGGTGATGCAAATTTTTCTATAATAGTTGATGAAGCACGAGATGAATCTAAGAAGGAGCAAATGTCAATTGTTTTGAGATTTGTTGACAAAGATGGTTGTGTGCAAGAGCGtttttttgggcttattcatgTCAAAGACACTGCTGCTTTAACATtaaaacaaggtattttctctATCCTCTCAAATCGTAGTCTTGATGTTCATTCCATTCGTGGACAAGGTTATGATGGTGCAAGTAACATGCGTGGTCAATGGAACGGTTTACAAGCTTTAATTTCAAATGAATGTCCTTATGCTTATTATGTTCATTGTTTTGCACATCGTTTGCAATTAGCATTAGTTGCTGCATCTAGAGAAGTTATTCCTCTCCATCAATTTGTTATAAAGTTGAACTCTATTGTTTATATTGTTAGTGCATCGTGTAAGCGTAATGACCAACTAAGAATTGCTCAAGCTGCAAATGTTGCTCATTTACTTGAGATGGATGAACTAGAAAGTGGGAAATGGCTTAATCAAATTGGTTCTTTACAAAGGGCTGGTGACGCTCGTTGGAGTTCTCACTTGAAATCTATTTCTAGTTTGATAAAGATGTTCAGCGCAACATGTGaagttttattaaatattattgaagACGGCACTACTTTTGCTCAACGAGGAGATGCAGATGCAACTTATGAGGCGGCAACTTCATTTGAATTTGTTTTCATTTTGCATCTCATGAAAAAAATTCTAGAGATTTCTAATATACTCTGTCAAGCTTTGCAACTTCAGTCTCAAGATATTTTAAATGCAATGCATCTTGTTTCATCTACTAAGATTCTCATTCAAAAATTAAGAGAAGATGGATGGAATGAATTAGTTGATGAGGTGAAATCCTTTTGTGAACCTATTAATATACTTGTGCCCAATTTTAATGCTCATTATACTGCGAGAAGAGGAAGAGCTCGCGGTCAACAAGGTGTCATTACAGTGGAGCATTATTATAGAGTTGATATCTTCAATGCAGTGGTAGACTTTCAACTGCAAGAATTAAACAACAAATTCAATGACAACACAGTAGAGTTACTCATTCTTAGTTCAGCTCTAGATCCGAGAGAGATGCGTGTATCATTGAGAGTTGATGACATTTGCAAACTGGTACAAAAATTTTACCCAAGAGATTTCACAGAATACGAAATGATACATCTAAGGACGCAATTTGAACATTTTGATCATGTGCGAAATATTCCTGATTTTATAGTCTTAACAACTATCTCTGATTTATGTCAGTGGCTGGTAAAAACTAGAAAAGCAGAAGTTTTTCCACTTGTGTATAGAGTGGTAACTCTTATTCTTACACTTCCAGTTTCTACAAATACAACAGAGCGATCGTTTTCAGCAATGAATTTAGTGAAAACTACACTCCGCAACAAGATGGAAGATGAATTTTTAAGTGATTGTTTGCTAGTGTATATTGAAAGAGAAATTGCTGAAAAATTTAGTATAGATCCAATTATAGATAATTTTCGTGACATGCAAGAGAGACgttctatattttaa
- the LOC115702688 gene encoding stemmadenine O-acetyltransferase: MMNIEVEAISVEIIKPSYPTPKNLEHYKLSLLDQSSPIFYDPLVFYYKMKSSTTNIDPANILKRSLSAILTHYYPLAGRLDKHAQLIHCNDEGVPFVKAQVNGRLSQVLSNPIAQELGIFCPFMSRHDESDDAHQILFGVQLNMFECGGIVVGINFSDKIADALSWMRFIKTWAMMARDGTTTMLPKSLQPEFVSATLFPPRPQSLIDIKTDVMKKGVISKIFVFNGFAIEALRAMYWDKENNIRPSRVETLSTFIISRYEAAVSKITKPKKERVYTILHTVNLHPRMNPPLAENSFGNFLVYAGTQIPASSINGEASITSGLVKKIREGVKKMNKEYIRKLQMGEEDELSKIQQNSESIEKRGGEVIEFQVTSLSRFHFYEIDFGWGKPDWSSTGAWSFDKIIALFDTSDGDGIEAYVNLNEEDMAKFEADEMLRKFITPNYYSRHNINSNL, encoded by the coding sequence ATGATGAATATTGAAGTTGAAGCAATCTCTGTTGAGATTATCAAGCCATCTTATCCAACTCCTAAAAATCTTGAGCATTACAAACTGTCATTACTTGACCAATCATCTCCCATATTCTATGACCCATTGGTGttttattacaaaatgaaaagtaGTACAACCAATATTGATCCAGCCAACATTCTAAAAAGGTCCTTATCAGCCATCTTAACACATTACTACCCTTTAGCTGGACGACTCGATAAGCATGCACAACTCATCCATTGCAACGACGAAGGCGTTCCCTTTGTGAAAGCTCAAGTGAATGGGCGACTTTCCCAAGTTTTGTCCAATCCAATAGCTCAAGAACTCGGCATCTTTTGCCCTTTCATGTCTCGTCACGATGAAAGTGATGATGCTCATCAAATTCTATTCGGGGTTCAACTTAACATGTTCGAGTGTGGAGGAATCGTAGTTGGTATCAACTTTTCTGATAAGATTGCCGACGCTTTATCATGGATGAGGTTTATCAAAACTTGGGCGATGATGGCTCGAGATGGAACCACCACCATGTTACCAAAATCGCTTCAACCTGAGTTTGTTTCGGCAACTTTGTTTCCTCCTAGACCCCAATCCTTGATTGACATAAAGACTGATGTCATGAAAAAGGGTGTCATATCAAAGATTTTTGTTTTCAATGGTTTCGCTATTGAGGCCTTAAGAGCAATGTATTGGgacaaagaaaataatattcgaCCTTCTCGTGTTGAGACTTTATCTACTTTCATAATAAGTAGGTATGAGGCTGCAGTGTCGAAAATAACAAAGCCGAAAAAAGAAAGGGTTTATACCATTTTGCACACTGTGAATCTTCATCCAAGGATGAATCCACCCTTGGCTGAAAACTCATTTGGAAACTTCTTAGTGTACGCAGGCACACAAATTCCGGCCTCGAGTATTAATGGGGAAGCTTCCATTACTAGTGGGCTTGTGAAGAAGATAAGAGAAGGAGTTAAGAAGATGAACAAAGAGTATATTCGTAAACTTCAAATGGGAGAAGAGGATGAATTGAGTAAGATCCAACAAAACTCAGAAAGTATTGAGAAGAGGGGAGGTGAGGTGATTGaatttcaggttacaagtttgAGTCGATTCcatttttatgaaattgatTTTGGTTGGGGTAAGCCTGATTGGTCTAGCACAGGTGCTTGGAGTTTTGATAAAATCATTGCTTTGTTTGACACAAGTGATGGTGATGGAATTGAAGCTTATGTTAACTTGAATGAAGAAGATATGGCCAAGTTTGAAGCTGATGAAATGCTTCGCAAATTTATCACTCCTAATTATTATTCTCGCCATAATATCAACTCAAatctttaa